In Micromonospora sp. NBC_01813, the following are encoded in one genomic region:
- a CDS encoding sporulation protein codes for MIVLSHNTFGWSPEYSQLRSQGRSQVVFKRMLGAFGVGGPSVDAVLSNPNTRPGLTLAGQVNLTGGNFDTEIDQVVVGLVATIEVEGGEGEHSAGVEFQQVYVSGALQLPAGQQLALPFQVALPWETPVTHVYGQPLPGMTMGLRTAVSARGSADPGDLDLVAVHPLPVQERILAAFGTLGFQLIGADLEYGQLAGLPQTLPFYQEIEFAAPPQYPGVRQVELTFLADPYGMTVVLEFDRQAGMFAPGHDSYGHYRVEHGSAESLDWTSHVDGWIRQALDQRQALLGGGGGYPPPGYGAPAGYGVPGQYGPPGQYGAPGHGYHQEHESRGSGMGGMVAGAVGGAALGLGAGMLVGHAFGDDDSAVAEGDEEEFDEE; via the coding sequence GTGATCGTGTTGTCCCACAACACCTTCGGGTGGTCGCCGGAGTACTCGCAGCTGCGATCGCAGGGGAGAAGCCAGGTGGTCTTCAAACGGATGCTCGGTGCCTTCGGAGTCGGCGGGCCCAGCGTCGACGCCGTACTGTCCAACCCGAACACCCGGCCCGGCCTGACCCTGGCCGGTCAGGTCAACCTCACCGGCGGAAACTTCGACACCGAGATCGACCAGGTCGTGGTCGGGCTCGTCGCCACCATCGAGGTCGAGGGCGGCGAAGGTGAACACTCCGCCGGGGTCGAGTTCCAGCAGGTGTACGTCTCCGGGGCCCTGCAGTTGCCGGCCGGCCAGCAACTCGCACTGCCGTTCCAGGTCGCGCTGCCCTGGGAGACCCCGGTGACCCACGTCTACGGTCAGCCGCTGCCCGGCATGACCATGGGCCTGCGTACCGCGGTCTCCGCGCGTGGGTCGGCCGACCCGGGCGACCTCGACCTGGTGGCGGTCCATCCGCTGCCGGTGCAGGAGCGGATCCTGGCGGCGTTCGGCACGCTCGGCTTCCAGCTCATCGGCGCCGACCTGGAGTACGGTCAGCTGGCCGGGCTGCCCCAGACGCTGCCGTTCTACCAGGAGATCGAGTTCGCGGCACCGCCGCAATACCCGGGCGTGCGCCAGGTCGAGTTGACCTTCCTCGCCGACCCGTACGGCATGACCGTGGTCCTGGAATTCGACCGGCAGGCGGGGATGTTCGCGCCCGGCCATGACTCCTACGGTCACTACCGGGTCGAGCACGGCTCCGCCGAGAGCCTGGACTGGACGAGCCACGTCGACGGCTGGATCCGGCAGGCGCTCGACCAGCGCCAAGCCCTGCTCGGCGGCGGCGGTGGCTACCCGCCCCCCGGCTACGGCGCCCCGGCCGGCTACGGCGTTCCCGGCCAGTACGGCCCGCCCGGCCAGTACGGCGCTCCGGGGCACGGCTACCACCAGGAGCACGAGAGCCGGGGATCCGGGATGGGCGGGATGGTCGCCGGTGCGGTCGGCGGCGCGGCGCTCGGCCTCGGTGCCGGGATGCTCGTCGGACATGCCTTCGGCGACGACGACAGTGCGGTGGCCGAGGGCGACGAGGAAGAGTTCGACGAGGAGTAG
- a CDS encoding hemolysin family protein yields the protein MEWILLGVAVLLIAANALFVAAEFAFVTVDRATVERQAAAGDRRSASLLRALRTLSTQLSGAQLGITVTSLVVGFLAEPSLATLLRGPLGLAGLPDGAVTAVSLTLALVLATVFQMIFGELVPKNWAIAEPLRVGRVVAGAQRGFTTVAGPLIRFLNGTANRILRGFGIEPTEELASARSPQELASLVSRSGVEGTLDAETAELVSRSIDFGERTAADVMTPRPRVRFVAADSSVAQVLHLAATTGHARFPVMGSGVDEVLGVVHFKHALAVPPDQRDTQPVESVMVELPEVPETAELDPLLATLRSRGLQMAVVIDEYGGTAGIVTLEDLVEEIVGEIADEQDRPTGRHQQAADGSWQLSGLLRPDEAARLTGLDLPEGRTSDTLGGVIIEELGRLPRVGDIVTVTADDREHPDTDGLPTHVPVELTVTRIDGRRVDRLLLRRADAAVAAARSHGASS from the coding sequence ATGGAATGGATACTGCTGGGCGTAGCGGTGTTGCTGATCGCCGCCAACGCCCTCTTCGTGGCCGCTGAGTTCGCTTTCGTCACGGTCGACCGCGCGACCGTGGAACGGCAGGCAGCCGCTGGCGACCGACGGTCGGCGAGCCTGCTCCGCGCACTACGTACGCTGTCGACCCAGTTGTCCGGTGCCCAACTGGGCATCACCGTGACCAGCCTGGTGGTCGGCTTTCTGGCCGAGCCGTCGCTGGCCACCCTGCTACGCGGCCCGCTCGGGCTCGCCGGACTCCCCGACGGAGCGGTCACCGCGGTCTCGCTGACCCTGGCGCTCGTGCTCGCCACCGTCTTCCAGATGATCTTCGGCGAGCTCGTGCCGAAGAACTGGGCGATCGCCGAACCGCTGCGGGTCGGCCGGGTCGTCGCTGGCGCGCAACGTGGCTTCACCACCGTGGCCGGCCCGCTGATCCGGTTCCTCAACGGCACCGCGAACCGGATCCTGCGCGGATTCGGCATCGAACCGACCGAAGAGCTCGCCTCCGCCCGATCCCCGCAGGAGCTGGCCTCGCTGGTCAGCCGATCCGGCGTGGAAGGCACCCTGGACGCCGAGACCGCCGAACTGGTCTCCCGGTCGATCGACTTCGGCGAGCGGACCGCCGCCGACGTGATGACCCCCAGACCACGGGTACGCTTCGTCGCCGCCGACTCATCCGTCGCCCAGGTACTGCACCTGGCGGCGACCACCGGCCACGCCCGTTTCCCGGTCATGGGGTCCGGAGTCGACGAGGTCCTCGGGGTGGTCCACTTCAAGCACGCGCTCGCCGTCCCACCCGACCAGCGGGACACCCAGCCCGTGGAATCCGTGATGGTGGAGCTGCCCGAGGTGCCGGAGACCGCCGAGCTGGATCCGCTGCTCGCCACGCTGCGCAGCCGCGGCCTGCAGATGGCGGTGGTGATCGACGAGTACGGCGGCACCGCCGGCATCGTCACCCTGGAGGATCTGGTCGAGGAGATCGTCGGCGAGATCGCCGACGAGCAGGACCGGCCCACCGGCCGGCACCAGCAGGCCGCCGACGGCTCCTGGCAGCTCTCCGGCCTGCTGCGGCCGGACGAGGCCGCCCGGCTGACCGGCCTGGACCTGCCGGAGGGGCGGACCTCCGACACGCTCGGCGGCGTGATCATCGAAGAGCTCGGCCGGCTACCGAGGGTCGGTGACATCGTGACCGTCACCGCCGACGACCGGGAACACCCGGACACGGACGGGCTACCGACCCACGTACCGGTGGAACTGACCGTGACCCGGATCGACGGCCGCCGGGTCGACCGGCTGCTGCTACGCCGCGCCGACGCCGCTGTCGCTGCCGCCCGTTCCCATGGAGCATCCTCGTGA
- a CDS encoding hemolysin family protein has product MSDGVAILVGVLLLAGNAFFVGAEFALISARRTQIEPRAAAGSWLARITLRAMERVSLMMAGAQLGITVCSLGLGAIGEPAVAHLIEPGFATLGVPEALVHPIAFTIALAVVVFLHMVIGEMVPKNIALAGPERSALALGPPLYGIVIVLRPLIWLLNQLANIVLRLLRVQPKDEVTSAFTREEVSGFIAQSRREGLIDEHEHRLLTGALAFSDHPTAQVAIPLESLVTVPATATPVELEQRCADTGYSRFPVLGTDSEVAGYVHVKDVLGLPEQERDRPVDAHLIRPLATVPAGQLLRDTLTTMQQQGAHLARVIDTDGRLTGLAALEDVIEELVGEVRDATQSAV; this is encoded by the coding sequence GTGAGCGACGGAGTCGCCATCCTGGTCGGCGTGCTGCTGCTCGCCGGCAACGCATTCTTCGTCGGTGCCGAGTTCGCGTTGATCTCGGCCCGACGCACCCAGATCGAGCCACGGGCCGCCGCCGGTTCCTGGCTGGCCCGGATCACCCTGCGGGCCATGGAGCGCGTATCGCTGATGATGGCCGGCGCCCAGCTCGGCATCACGGTCTGCTCGCTTGGCCTGGGTGCTATCGGTGAGCCTGCGGTGGCACACCTGATCGAGCCCGGCTTCGCCACGCTCGGGGTGCCGGAAGCGCTGGTGCATCCGATCGCGTTCACCATCGCCTTGGCCGTCGTGGTCTTCCTGCACATGGTGATCGGCGAGATGGTGCCGAAGAACATCGCCCTGGCCGGGCCGGAACGCTCCGCACTCGCCCTGGGGCCCCCGTTGTACGGCATCGTCATCGTGCTGCGGCCGCTGATCTGGCTACTCAACCAGCTGGCGAACATCGTGCTACGGCTGCTGCGGGTGCAGCCCAAGGACGAGGTGACCTCGGCGTTCACCCGGGAGGAGGTCTCCGGGTTCATCGCCCAGTCCCGCCGCGAGGGCCTGATCGACGAGCACGAGCACCGGCTGCTGACCGGCGCACTGGCGTTCAGCGACCATCCCACCGCCCAGGTGGCCATCCCGCTGGAGTCGCTGGTCACCGTGCCCGCCACGGCCACCCCCGTCGAGTTGGAGCAGCGCTGTGCCGACACCGGCTACTCGCGGTTCCCGGTCCTCGGCACCGACTCCGAGGTTGCCGGCTACGTGCACGTCAAGGATGTGCTCGGCCTGCCGGAGCAGGAACGGGACCGGCCGGTGGATGCCCACCTGATCCGGCCGCTGGCTACCGTGCCGGCCGGCCAGCTGCTGCGGGACACCCTCACCACGATGCAGCAGCAGGGCGCCCACCTGGCCCGGGTCATCGACACCGACGGTCGGTTGACCGGGCTGGCCGCCCTGGAGGACGTGATCGAGGAGCTGGTCGGCGAGGTCCGCGACGCCACCCAGTCCGCTGTGTGA
- a CDS encoding EI24 domain-containing protein, whose product MIRSFVDGVRLLLRGFAAYARNPKMVLLGLIPAVISGALFVGGFVAWVNVVVDVADWLTPFADSWSPGLQDAVRGTTAVGLLAFGGLLGVLTFTAVTLFIGDPFYEKISEWVEERHGGVPGAVDVPWWRSLWHSLLDSSRLIAFGIAIGVPLFILGFIPIVGQTVVPVLAAVFGGWRLALELVGSAFYRRGLRLPDRRVALRANRPKALGFGVAVFCCCLIPFGAVLIMPAAVAGATLLARQSLGQPTNGAGPDPAPS is encoded by the coding sequence GTGATTCGCTCGTTCGTCGACGGGGTGCGGCTCTTGCTGCGCGGTTTCGCCGCGTACGCCCGTAACCCGAAGATGGTGCTCCTCGGCCTGATCCCGGCGGTGATCTCCGGGGCCCTGTTCGTCGGCGGCTTCGTCGCCTGGGTCAACGTCGTGGTCGACGTCGCCGACTGGCTCACCCCGTTCGCCGACAGCTGGTCACCAGGCCTGCAGGACGCGGTACGCGGCACCACCGCCGTCGGCCTGCTGGCGTTCGGTGGCCTGCTCGGCGTGCTCACCTTCACCGCCGTCACCCTGTTCATCGGGGACCCGTTCTACGAAAAGATCTCCGAGTGGGTCGAGGAACGTCACGGTGGCGTACCGGGCGCGGTCGACGTGCCGTGGTGGCGGTCGCTGTGGCACAGCCTGCTCGACTCGTCCCGGCTGATCGCGTTCGGCATCGCCATCGGCGTCCCGCTGTTCATCCTCGGGTTCATCCCGATCGTCGGGCAGACCGTCGTGCCGGTGCTGGCCGCCGTGTTCGGCGGCTGGCGGCTCGCCCTGGAACTCGTCGGCTCCGCCTTCTACCGTCGCGGACTACGGCTGCCCGACCGCCGGGTCGCGCTACGCGCCAACCGGCCGAAGGCGCTCGGCTTCGGTGTTGCCGTCTTCTGCTGCTGCCTGATCCCGTTCGGCGCGGTACTGATCATGCCGGCGGCGGTGGCCGGCGCGACCCTGCTGGCCCGGCAGTCCCTCGGCCAACCGACCAACGGCGCCGGGCCCGACCCCGCGCCTAGCTAG
- a CDS encoding NAD(P)-binding domain-containing protein → MINEELPVVVIGAGPVGLAAAAHLHERKLPYLVLEAGARAGAAVSQWGHIRLFSPWRYNIDTAARRLLDAAGWAAPDPERLPTGAELVGEYLEPLAKLPDLADRIRYGARVVALGRAGIDRVRTAGREQAPFVVRLADGTEISASAVLDSSGTWDTPNVLGANGLPAHGESQAAHLTSAALPDVLGADRADHAGRHTVVVGAGHSAANTLLALAELAEQEPGTRITWVTRGSTIDRAVGGGDADALPGRGELGTGLRLLVDSGRVELVTGFGLHAVRTGDDAGVELVATDGRTLAADRIVSATGFRPDHRIADELRLDLDPALGCTRVLAPLIDPNEHSCGTVRPHGVDELTQPEPGYYPVGMKSYGRAPTFLLATGYEQVRSIAAALAGDWTAARDVQLDLPETGVCSVTLTNDRVDDDSQSAAAQSGGCCG, encoded by the coding sequence ATGATCAACGAGGAACTGCCGGTCGTCGTCATCGGCGCCGGCCCGGTCGGCCTGGCCGCCGCCGCACACCTACACGAGCGCAAACTGCCGTACCTGGTGCTCGAAGCCGGAGCCCGCGCGGGTGCGGCAGTCAGCCAGTGGGGCCACATCCGGCTCTTCTCCCCCTGGCGTTACAACATCGACACCGCCGCCCGCCGGCTGCTCGACGCCGCCGGCTGGGCCGCCCCGGACCCCGAGCGCCTGCCGACCGGCGCCGAGCTCGTCGGCGAATACCTCGAGCCACTGGCGAAGCTGCCCGACCTGGCCGACCGGATCCGCTACGGCGCGCGAGTCGTCGCCCTCGGCCGCGCCGGCATCGACCGGGTCCGCACCGCCGGCCGGGAGCAGGCTCCGTTCGTGGTCCGGCTCGCCGACGGTACGGAGATCAGTGCCAGCGCCGTCCTCGACTCCTCCGGCACCTGGGACACCCCGAACGTCCTCGGCGCCAACGGGCTGCCCGCCCACGGCGAGTCGCAGGCCGCCCACCTGACCAGTGCCGCCCTGCCGGACGTGCTCGGTGCCGACCGGGCCGACCACGCCGGTCGGCACACCGTCGTCGTCGGCGCCGGCCACTCCGCCGCCAACACCCTGCTGGCCCTCGCCGAGCTCGCCGAGCAGGAGCCGGGCACCAGGATCACCTGGGTCACCCGGGGCAGCACCATCGACCGCGCGGTCGGCGGCGGGGACGCCGACGCGCTGCCCGGTCGCGGCGAGCTCGGCACCGGACTGCGGCTGCTGGTCGACTCCGGCCGCGTCGAGCTGGTCACCGGGTTCGGCCTACACGCCGTCCGGACCGGCGATGACGCCGGCGTCGAACTGGTCGCCACCGACGGCCGTACGCTGGCCGCCGACCGGATCGTGTCAGCCACCGGTTTCCGGCCCGACCACCGGATCGCCGACGAACTACGACTGGACCTGGACCCGGCGCTGGGCTGCACCCGGGTGCTGGCCCCGCTGATCGACCCGAACGAGCACTCCTGCGGCACCGTACGGCCGCACGGCGTGGACGAGCTGACCCAGCCGGAGCCCGGCTACTACCCGGTCGGGATGAAGAGCTACGGCCGGGCGCCGACGTTCCTGCTGGCCACCGGCTACGAGCAGGTCCGCTCGATCGCAGCGGCGCTGGCCGGCGACTGGACCGCCGCCCGGGACGTGCAACTCGACCTGCCGGAGACCGGCGTCTGCTCGGTGACGCTCACCAACGACCGGGTCGACGACGACTCGCAGTCCGCTGCAGCCCAGTCCGGCGGCTGCTGCGGTTGA
- a CDS encoding MFS transporter, which produces MTATTSANASTSVPPAQPGGTGRSPYRRAWWIVAALAVTQTVGYGTLYYSFPVFLPAVAASLGVTQLQATGAFTASVLAGAVLAVPVGRWLDRHGGRGSMTVGSIAGTLLLVGFSQVDTLIGLYLVWTGIGAVGALVLYESAFAVVVSWFDAARRSTALLAVTLVAGFASTIFLPVTGLLVDRYGWRVAALILAAVHGALTVPLHVAVIRHPPYAGTVRPAIRPAAQTGRARSWRRSAAPPRVPDPGRAALRRAVRDRRFWLLATAFVAHAAGLATVTIHLVSYLQYVGHSAKFAASLAGLLGVLSVAGRIMVTALQRWQAPTTVTAGVFALQAVAAGVLPAVAAGVPGAIAGIVCFGLGFGVATIARPTLLSELFGTTGFATISAVLVVPITLVTALAPLGAALLREATGSYPVVWAAVAACCVVAALAVAAVGRPTTGAAAGPDRI; this is translated from the coding sequence TTGACCGCCACCACCAGCGCCAACGCCTCCACATCGGTGCCGCCGGCCCAGCCCGGCGGCACCGGCCGGTCCCCGTACCGCCGGGCCTGGTGGATCGTGGCGGCGCTGGCAGTCACCCAGACGGTCGGCTACGGCACCCTCTACTACTCGTTCCCGGTCTTCCTGCCGGCGGTAGCCGCCAGCCTCGGCGTCACCCAGCTCCAGGCGACCGGCGCGTTCACCGCGTCGGTGCTGGCCGGTGCAGTGCTCGCGGTGCCGGTCGGTCGCTGGCTGGACCGACACGGCGGGCGCGGGTCGATGACCGTCGGATCGATCGCCGGCACCCTGCTGCTGGTCGGCTTCTCCCAGGTCGACACACTGATCGGGCTGTATCTGGTGTGGACGGGCATCGGCGCGGTGGGCGCGCTGGTGCTCTACGAGTCGGCCTTCGCCGTGGTGGTCAGCTGGTTCGACGCCGCCCGCCGGTCCACCGCCCTGCTGGCCGTGACGCTGGTGGCCGGTTTCGCCAGTACGATCTTCCTGCCGGTGACCGGGTTGCTGGTCGACCGGTACGGCTGGCGGGTCGCCGCGCTGATCCTGGCCGCCGTACACGGTGCCCTCACCGTGCCGTTGCACGTCGCGGTGATCCGCCACCCGCCGTACGCCGGCACGGTCCGACCGGCGATCCGACCGGCGGCGCAAACGGGGCGCGCGCGGAGCTGGCGGCGGTCGGCAGCTCCGCCTCGGGTGCCGGATCCGGGGCGGGCGGCGCTACGCCGGGCGGTGCGGGACCGCCGGTTCTGGCTGCTGGCGACCGCGTTCGTGGCGCACGCCGCCGGACTGGCCACGGTCACCATCCACCTGGTCAGCTATCTGCAGTACGTGGGGCACAGCGCCAAGTTCGCGGCGAGCCTCGCCGGCCTGCTCGGCGTACTGTCGGTCGCCGGACGGATCATGGTGACGGCCCTGCAACGCTGGCAGGCCCCGACCACGGTCACCGCCGGGGTGTTCGCCCTGCAGGCGGTGGCGGCCGGCGTACTGCCGGCGGTCGCCGCCGGGGTGCCCGGTGCGATCGCCGGCATTGTCTGCTTCGGACTCGGCTTCGGGGTGGCGACCATCGCCCGACCGACGCTGCTCAGCGAACTGTTCGGCACCACCGGGTTCGCCACCATCTCGGCGGTGCTGGTCGTCCCGATCACTCTGGTGACCGCGCTGGCCCCGCTCGGGGCCGCGTTGCTGCGCGAGGCCACCGGCAGTTACCCGGTGGTCTGGGCGGCGGTGGCTGCCTGCTGCGTGGTCGCCGCACTGGCGGTGGCCGCCGTGGGCAGGCCCACGACTGGTGCCGCAGCCGGGCCCGATCGGATCTAG
- a CDS encoding alpha/beta fold hydrolase: MRDFRWPPPPDGGPRTYGPGPSAPRTGRPALPDPETEVVATPHGVELERLVTGAGEPATVFAHGLAHGIATTRPLGSGVAGRKVFFQFRGHGRSAVPAGPWGYPDLARDLRAIADLAGASRAVGMSLGAGALARLLTDSPQRFERMVFFLPAAFDTGRPPAARQRVAELVTAVNEGDVSGVAEVIAAETPVQVRNTPGAWAYLRTRIDQLLRDGLATELVDLAEAAPVPDPAALRAVTARVLVIGCLGDDQHPVEAAERLAAAIPGATLHVYDRPGVLWNHRTDLRQRVSGFLNDPA, encoded by the coding sequence GTGAGAGACTTCCGCTGGCCGCCGCCACCGGACGGCGGTCCGCGTACCTACGGGCCTGGCCCATCCGCTCCCCGTACCGGCCGCCCGGCGCTGCCCGACCCGGAGACCGAGGTCGTCGCCACCCCGCACGGCGTGGAGTTGGAGCGGCTGGTCACCGGAGCTGGCGAGCCGGCCACCGTCTTCGCCCACGGGCTGGCCCACGGCATCGCCACCACCCGACCGCTGGGCAGCGGCGTCGCCGGGCGCAAGGTGTTCTTCCAGTTCCGGGGGCACGGGCGGTCCGCCGTCCCGGCCGGCCCGTGGGGCTACCCCGACCTGGCCCGGGATCTGCGGGCCATCGCCGACCTCGCCGGAGCCAGCCGGGCCGTGGGCATGAGCCTCGGTGCGGGCGCCCTGGCCCGGCTGCTCACCGACAGCCCGCAGCGGTTCGAGCGGATGGTGTTCTTCCTGCCGGCGGCCTTCGACACCGGCCGCCCGCCGGCCGCCCGGCAACGTGTCGCCGAGCTGGTCACCGCCGTCAACGAAGGCGACGTGTCCGGGGTGGCCGAGGTGATCGCCGCGGAAACCCCGGTGCAGGTCCGCAACACCCCCGGTGCCTGGGCGTACCTGCGTACCCGGATCGACCAGCTGCTGCGCGACGGCCTGGCCACCGAGCTGGTCGACCTCGCCGAGGCGGCGCCGGTGCCGGACCCGGCGGCGCTGCGCGCGGTCACCGCCCGGGTCCTGGTGATCGGCTGTCTCGGCGACGACCAGCACCCGGTCGAGGCGGCCGAGCGACTCGCCGCCGCCATCCCCGGGGCGACCCTGCACGTCTACGACCGACCGGGCGTGCTCTGGAACCACCGGACCGACCTGCGGCAACGCGTCTCCGGTTTCCTCAACGACCCGGCCTAG
- a CDS encoding DUF2516 family protein translates to MDLAAPQFYVEVQYILNLAVFVFALVVQGVALVHCVTQKGEAFPAIGTLPKGAWLAILGVCLLLTLLFQISLFGLIGIAAGLIYLLDVRVGLRDITDGRGSW, encoded by the coding sequence ATGGACCTTGCCGCGCCGCAGTTCTATGTCGAAGTCCAGTACATCCTCAACCTGGCGGTGTTCGTCTTCGCCCTCGTGGTTCAGGGTGTCGCGCTGGTGCACTGCGTCACCCAGAAGGGCGAGGCGTTCCCGGCGATCGGCACCCTGCCCAAGGGCGCCTGGCTCGCCATCCTCGGCGTCTGCCTGTTGCTCACCCTGCTGTTCCAGATCAGCCTCTTCGGGCTGATCGGGATCGCCGCCGGGCTGATCTATCTGCTCGACGTGCGGGTCGGGCTGCGGGACATAACCGACGGCAGAGGCTCCTGGTGA
- a CDS encoding helix-turn-helix domain-containing protein has product MATPKDLPRDIGGFIRDLRHSARISLRQLAEQAGVSNPYLSQVERGLRKPSAEVLQQLASALRVSTPVMYLRAGLLDDKDGQGVLASIAADTELTMAQKQSLSQIYETFRRENSRHAEPDTSTQAGSDDKAGPDDKAGSDDKAGPETGPEAAAARAEEQTLQSVAVTEAGAAPAPATEKQPAEAPKKTTPRRRTPRAGTTDQAAATATEEKS; this is encoded by the coding sequence ATGGCCACACCGAAGGATCTGCCTCGCGACATCGGGGGCTTCATCCGCGACCTGCGGCACAGCGCCCGCATTTCGCTGCGGCAACTCGCCGAGCAGGCCGGCGTGAGCAATCCCTATCTCAGCCAGGTCGAGCGTGGCCTGCGTAAGCCCAGTGCCGAGGTGCTGCAGCAGCTCGCCAGTGCCCTGCGGGTCTCCACCCCGGTGATGTACCTGCGCGCCGGGTTGCTCGACGACAAGGACGGCCAGGGTGTCCTGGCCTCCATCGCCGCCGATACCGAGCTGACGATGGCCCAGAAGCAGTCGCTGAGCCAGATCTACGAGACGTTCCGCCGAGAGAACTCGCGGCACGCCGAGCCGGACACGAGCACCCAGGCCGGATCCGACGACAAGGCCGGTCCCGACGACAAGGCCGGATCCGACGACAAGGCCGGTCCCGAGACCGGTCCCGAGGCCGCCGCCGCGCGGGCCGAAGAGCAGACCCTGCAGTCGGTCGCCGTCACCGAGGCCGGCGCGGCACCCGCCCCGGCCACCGAGAAACAGCCGGCGGAAGCCCCGAAGAAGACCACCCCCCGGCGTCGTACGCCCCGCGCCGGAACAACCGATCAGGCCGCCGCGACGGCCACGGAGGAGAAGTCATGA
- a CDS encoding alpha/beta fold hydrolase has translation MTSIQVGDATISYDEIGDGPPVLLIHAGIADRRMWRAQLAALRDRHRLIAMDLRGYGESDLPAAPFAHHDDVVGLLDALGIARAALVGCSFGGAVALDVALAHPDRVTALALFGSALGGHDWSDDAERHWDELVGQVDRADLDAMADAEVRFWVVGPHRQPADVDPGLLALAREMDRRALAAEAALGDITQHELDPPAARRLGEIGVPVLVGAGALDIGDIPALADLLAAGIPLARRLPDVPGAAHLLPLERPDEVNAALRDFLAAQTP, from the coding sequence ATGACATCGATCCAAGTAGGCGACGCGACGATCAGTTACGACGAGATCGGCGACGGGCCACCCGTACTGCTGATCCATGCCGGCATCGCCGACCGCCGGATGTGGCGCGCGCAGCTCGCCGCGCTGCGCGACCGGCACCGGCTGATCGCCATGGACCTGCGCGGGTACGGCGAATCGGACCTGCCGGCGGCCCCGTTCGCCCACCACGACGACGTGGTCGGGCTGCTGGACGCGCTCGGCATCGCCCGCGCCGCCCTCGTCGGCTGCTCGTTCGGCGGCGCGGTGGCGCTCGATGTGGCACTCGCCCACCCGGACCGGGTCACGGCGCTGGCCCTGTTCGGCTCCGCGCTCGGCGGCCACGACTGGTCCGACGACGCCGAACGGCACTGGGACGAGCTGGTCGGGCAGGTCGACCGGGCGGACCTGGACGCGATGGCCGACGCCGAGGTCCGGTTCTGGGTCGTCGGTCCGCACCGGCAGCCAGCCGACGTCGACCCGGGTCTGCTCGCCCTCGCCCGCGAGATGGACCGGCGCGCTCTCGCCGCCGAAGCCGCCCTCGGCGACATCACCCAGCACGAACTCGACCCGCCGGCGGCACGGCGGCTCGGCGAGATCGGCGTACCGGTGCTGGTCGGTGCCGGCGCGCTCGACATCGGCGACATCCCGGCGTTGGCCGACCTGCTCGCCGCCGGTATCCCACTCGCCCGACGGCTGCCCGACGTGCCCGGCGCGGCGCACCTGCTGCCGCTGGAACGACCCGACGAGGTCAACGCCGCGCTACGCGACTTCCTGGCCGCGCAGACGCCCTGA
- a CDS encoding asparaginase: MTESSVVTARPRYAGGTPLVEVVRSGFTESRHLGSLVALDGDGREREQVGDVTSPVFPRSANKPLQGIGMLRAGLRLADPADLALVCASHSGEDFHLARVAALLRSVGLTDAALRCPPDLPAGEAAAAAVLRAGGGPSRLQMNCSGKHAGMLLTCRAAGWSAEEYWHPEHPLQEQIRVAVEEFAGESAAAVGVDGCGAPVLALSLKAVARAFLRLVTGMPGSVERTIADAMRAHPELVGGTGRVDTRLMRAVPGLLAKVGAEGVLAVAVPGFGAVAVKIDDGAMRATVPPVVAALRRLGVGDDESAQPAFTELAGPLVVGGGQPVGMLRTLR; encoded by the coding sequence GTGACCGAGTCCAGTGTGGTGACGGCCCGACCCCGGTACGCCGGTGGGACACCGCTGGTGGAGGTGGTCCGCTCCGGCTTCACCGAGAGCCGGCACCTCGGCTCTCTGGTGGCGCTCGACGGCGACGGCCGGGAGCGCGAGCAGGTCGGCGACGTCACGTCGCCGGTGTTTCCCCGGTCGGCGAACAAGCCGCTGCAGGGCATCGGCATGCTCCGGGCCGGGCTGCGGTTGGCCGATCCGGCCGACCTGGCTCTGGTCTGTGCCAGCCACAGCGGCGAGGACTTCCACCTGGCCCGGGTCGCGGCGCTGCTGCGTAGCGTCGGGTTGACCGACGCGGCGCTGCGGTGCCCACCGGACCTGCCGGCCGGCGAAGCGGCGGCGGCCGCCGTACTGCGCGCCGGTGGCGGGCCGAGCCGGCTGCAGATGAACTGCTCCGGTAAGCATGCCGGAATGCTGCTGACCTGCCGGGCCGCCGGCTGGTCGGCGGAGGAGTACTGGCATCCGGAGCACCCGTTGCAGGAGCAGATCCGGGTCGCCGTCGAGGAGTTCGCTGGCGAGTCGGCCGCCGCTGTCGGGGTGGATGGCTGCGGCGCACCGGTGCTGGCGTTGTCGCTGAAGGCGGTGGCGCGGGCGTTCCTGCGGCTGGTCACCGGGATGCCCGGTTCGGTGGAGCGGACGATAGCGGATGCGATGCGGGCGCACCCGGAACTGGTCGGCGGCACCGGCCGGGTGGACACCCGGTTGATGCGGGCGGTGCCGGGCCTGTTGGCGAAGGTCGGTGCGGAGGGTGTGTTGGCGGTCGCCGTGCCAGGATTCGGTGCGGTCGCCGTCAAGATCGACGACGGGGCGATGCGGGCGACGGTGCCGCCGGTGGTGGCGGCGCTGCGTCGGCTCGGCGTCGGCGACGACGAATCGGCGCAGCCGGCCTTCACCGAGCTGGCCGGGCCACTGGTGGTCGGCGGCGGCCAGCCGGTCGGCATGCTGCGGACCCTGCGCTGA